From a single Osmerus eperlanus chromosome 8, fOsmEpe2.1, whole genome shotgun sequence genomic region:
- the ostm1 gene encoding osteopetrosis-associated transmembrane protein 1 isoform X2 translates to MSLFNASALFIMLIMYSIITASTEGVNTIIPNSDPSQDGAVLGPVVSELAVSQSSFGPHVSLNFLSAFTEDLEGSDYCVELLRIFGQRYVSNVNCLVSYARPVQVCENCLVHYNSLTEIYTNISSDQMGPGNVSCRDSLLRSDRLMLIYLLYDNLEEIWTTSGCDHCVNEGLNQLTNDTFYFMAVLNQTRSCFERYQQGNHSELCMECKATYKGLNELYGRMEKNSTLCIDIEDAMNMTRRQWSKNFNCSLPREETVPVIAVSSFMLFLPIIFYLSSFLHSEQKKRKLIHPKRAKSSTSLMNIQDKFS, encoded by the exons ATGTCTCTCTTTAACGCAAGTGCCTTGTTTATTATGTTGATAATGTACAGTATCATAACTGCATCAACCGAGGGCGTAAACACCATTATCCCAAATTCAGATCCCAGCCAAGACGGCGCAGTTCTGGGACCGGTTGTGTCCGAGTTGGCCGTATCCCAGTCTAGTTTTGGTCCACACGTCTCTCTCAACTTCTTGTCAGCTTTTACAGAAGATCTGGAGGGCAGCGATTATTGCGTCGAGCTACTGCGTATCTTTGGACAGCGATACGTTTCGAATGTCAATTGCTTGGTGTCTTATGCGCGTCCTGTCCAAGTGTGTGAGAACTGCTTAGTCCATTACAACAGTCTGACTGAGATCTACACCAACATCTCATCGGACCAG ATGGGCCCTGGCAACGTCAGCTGCAGGGACAGTCTCCTGCGCTCTGACAGACTAATGCTGATCTATCTGCTGTATGACAACTTGGAGGAGATCTGGACTACCTCAGGCTGTGACC ATTGTGTCAACGAAGGACTTAACCAGCTGACCAATGACACATTTTACTTCATGGCTGTCCTCAACCAAACCCGTTCCTGCTTTGAGAGGTACCAACAG GGAAACCACTCAGAGCTGTGTATGGAGTGCAAGGCGACATACAAGGGACTGAATGAGCTGTATGGACGCATGGAGAAGAACAGCACTCTGTGCATTGACATCGAGGACGCG ATGAATATGACCCGTAGACAGTGGAGTAAGAACTTCAATTGTTCATTGCCCCGTGAGGAGACGGTTCCTGTCATCGCCGTGTCCAGCTTCATGCTCTTTCTGCCCATCATCTTCTACTTGAGCAGCTTCCTTCACTCTGAACAAAAGAAACGCAAGCTCATACACC CCAAACGGGCAAAGTCCAGCACCAGTCTCATGAACATCCAGGATAAATTCAGCTGA
- the ostm1 gene encoding osteopetrosis-associated transmembrane protein 1 isoform X1, which yields MSLFNASALFIMLIMYSIITASTEGVNTIIPNSDPSQDGAVLGPVVSELAVSQSSFGPHVSLNFLSAFTEDLEGSDYCVELLRIFGQRYVSNVNCLVSYARPVQVCENCLVHYNSLTEIYTNISSDQMGPGNVSCRDSLLRSDRLMLIYLLYDNLEEIWTTSGCDHCVNEGLNQLTNDTFYFMAVLNQTRSCFERYQQQGNHSELCMECKATYKGLNELYGRMEKNSTLCIDIEDAMNMTRRQWSKNFNCSLPREETVPVIAVSSFMLFLPIIFYLSSFLHSEQKKRKLIHPKRAKSSTSLMNIQDKFS from the exons ATGTCTCTCTTTAACGCAAGTGCCTTGTTTATTATGTTGATAATGTACAGTATCATAACTGCATCAACCGAGGGCGTAAACACCATTATCCCAAATTCAGATCCCAGCCAAGACGGCGCAGTTCTGGGACCGGTTGTGTCCGAGTTGGCCGTATCCCAGTCTAGTTTTGGTCCACACGTCTCTCTCAACTTCTTGTCAGCTTTTACAGAAGATCTGGAGGGCAGCGATTATTGCGTCGAGCTACTGCGTATCTTTGGACAGCGATACGTTTCGAATGTCAATTGCTTGGTGTCTTATGCGCGTCCTGTCCAAGTGTGTGAGAACTGCTTAGTCCATTACAACAGTCTGACTGAGATCTACACCAACATCTCATCGGACCAG ATGGGCCCTGGCAACGTCAGCTGCAGGGACAGTCTCCTGCGCTCTGACAGACTAATGCTGATCTATCTGCTGTATGACAACTTGGAGGAGATCTGGACTACCTCAGGCTGTGACC ATTGTGTCAACGAAGGACTTAACCAGCTGACCAATGACACATTTTACTTCATGGCTGTCCTCAACCAAACCCGTTCCTGCTTTGAGAGGTACCAACAG CAGGGAAACCACTCAGAGCTGTGTATGGAGTGCAAGGCGACATACAAGGGACTGAATGAGCTGTATGGACGCATGGAGAAGAACAGCACTCTGTGCATTGACATCGAGGACGCG ATGAATATGACCCGTAGACAGTGGAGTAAGAACTTCAATTGTTCATTGCCCCGTGAGGAGACGGTTCCTGTCATCGCCGTGTCCAGCTTCATGCTCTTTCTGCCCATCATCTTCTACTTGAGCAGCTTCCTTCACTCTGAACAAAAGAAACGCAAGCTCATACACC CCAAACGGGCAAAGTCCAGCACCAGTCTCATGAACATCCAGGATAAATTCAGCTGA
- the ostm1 gene encoding osteopetrosis-associated transmembrane protein 1 isoform X4 has product MSLFNMGPGNVSCRDSLLRSDRLMLIYLLYDNLEEIWTTSGCDHCVNEGLNQLTNDTFYFMAVLNQTRSCFERYQQQGNHSELCMECKATYKGLNELYGRMEKNSTLCIDIEDAMNMTRRQWSKNFNCSLPREETVPVIAVSSFMLFLPIIFYLSSFLHSEQKKRKLIHPKRAKSSTSLMNIQDKFS; this is encoded by the exons ATGTCTCTCTTTAAC ATGGGCCCTGGCAACGTCAGCTGCAGGGACAGTCTCCTGCGCTCTGACAGACTAATGCTGATCTATCTGCTGTATGACAACTTGGAGGAGATCTGGACTACCTCAGGCTGTGACC ATTGTGTCAACGAAGGACTTAACCAGCTGACCAATGACACATTTTACTTCATGGCTGTCCTCAACCAAACCCGTTCCTGCTTTGAGAGGTACCAACAG CAGGGAAACCACTCAGAGCTGTGTATGGAGTGCAAGGCGACATACAAGGGACTGAATGAGCTGTATGGACGCATGGAGAAGAACAGCACTCTGTGCATTGACATCGAGGACGCG ATGAATATGACCCGTAGACAGTGGAGTAAGAACTTCAATTGTTCATTGCCCCGTGAGGAGACGGTTCCTGTCATCGCCGTGTCCAGCTTCATGCTCTTTCTGCCCATCATCTTCTACTTGAGCAGCTTCCTTCACTCTGAACAAAAGAAACGCAAGCTCATACACC CCAAACGGGCAAAGTCCAGCACCAGTCTCATGAACATCCAGGATAAATTCAGCTGA
- the ostm1 gene encoding osteopetrosis-associated transmembrane protein 1 isoform X3, translated as MSLFNASALFIMLIMYSIITASTEGVNTIIPNSDPSQDGAVLGPVVSELAVSQSSFGPHVSLNFLSAFTEDLEGSDYCVELLRIFGQRYVSNVNCLVSYARPVQVCENCLVHYNSLTEIYTNISSDQMGPGNVSCRDSLLRSDRLMLIYLLYDNLEEIWTTSGCDHCVNEGLNQLTNDTFYFMAVLNQTRSCFERYQQQGNHSELCMECKATYKGLNELYGRMEKNSTLCIDIEDAVRYSAQGRLSWRLSFKRSEN; from the exons ATGTCTCTCTTTAACGCAAGTGCCTTGTTTATTATGTTGATAATGTACAGTATCATAACTGCATCAACCGAGGGCGTAAACACCATTATCCCAAATTCAGATCCCAGCCAAGACGGCGCAGTTCTGGGACCGGTTGTGTCCGAGTTGGCCGTATCCCAGTCTAGTTTTGGTCCACACGTCTCTCTCAACTTCTTGTCAGCTTTTACAGAAGATCTGGAGGGCAGCGATTATTGCGTCGAGCTACTGCGTATCTTTGGACAGCGATACGTTTCGAATGTCAATTGCTTGGTGTCTTATGCGCGTCCTGTCCAAGTGTGTGAGAACTGCTTAGTCCATTACAACAGTCTGACTGAGATCTACACCAACATCTCATCGGACCAG ATGGGCCCTGGCAACGTCAGCTGCAGGGACAGTCTCCTGCGCTCTGACAGACTAATGCTGATCTATCTGCTGTATGACAACTTGGAGGAGATCTGGACTACCTCAGGCTGTGACC ATTGTGTCAACGAAGGACTTAACCAGCTGACCAATGACACATTTTACTTCATGGCTGTCCTCAACCAAACCCGTTCCTGCTTTGAGAGGTACCAACAG CAGGGAAACCACTCAGAGCTGTGTATGGAGTGCAAGGCGACATACAAGGGACTGAATGAGCTGTATGGACGCATGGAGAAGAACAGCACTCTGTGCATTGACATCGAGGACGCGGTACGTTACTCAGCTCAAGGA CGCTTAAGTTGGAGATTGTCTTTCAAAAGGTCTGAAAACTAG